Part of the Janibacter endophyticus genome is shown below.
CCGGGCTGCTGCGCTCAGCAGTACGGCGCGACATCGTCGACACGCTCGCCAATCTTGACGGGAGCGCCCGTGAGGACGGACTAACGGCACGTGAGATCGGCGCTCAGGTCGGCCTCCACGCGAGCACCGTGCGCTTCCACCTCGACCAGCTCGTCGCCGCAGGGCTGCTCACCAGCCACTTCGTCCGCTCGCACGGCGCCGGCCGCCCGAGCAAGAAGTACGCCGTCCCGGCCGGCAACCTCCACGCCGCCGACACCTCGGAGTCCTACGCGGTCCTCGCCGGCCTCCTCGCGGAGATGTTTGCCGAGCGCGGGCCGGACGACACCCCCCTGACCGCGGAGCAGGCCGGCGCGGCCTGGGCCCACCGTCACGCCCCCGGGATCGTGGAGGTCGCCCCGAGCACCGAGCCCGCGCGCACCGCCGGCGCCTGGCTGAGCAAGGTCGGCCTGATGATCGACGTGCTCCGCGACTGGGGGTACACCCCCAGCCTGCGCACGGAGGACGGCGGCCGCACCGCCGAGGTCGACCTCGTCCACTGCCCCTTCCTCCCGCTGGCCCGCACCCACCCCGAGGTGGTCTGCGCCGTCCATCGAGGGCTGATGCGCGGCACGCTCGAGGTCTTCGGCGAGGATGACGTCGAGCTCAGCCTCACCCCCTTCGTCGAGCCGCATCGCTGCCTGGCGCACATGACCACCCGCACGCCCTTCGCCCCCACCCGAGGAGCCCGCACATGACCACCTCGTCCACCGACCTGCCCCGATCGGCCGGCCTCGACGGGCCGCTCTCCGCGGCCCTCGTCGGGACCCGACGCTTCTTCACCAGGGGCGGCGTCTCCCCGGACCAGCGCGCGCTGCACCTCGAGGGCGGGCGGTCCGGCGACAGCTTCTACCGTGACCGCTGGAGCCACGACAAGGTCGTGCGCTCCACCCACGGCGTCAACTGCACCGGCTCGTGCTCGTGGAAGGTCTACGTCAAGGACGGGATCATCACCTGGGAGGCGCAGCAGACCGACTACCCGAGCACCGGCGCCGACCGCCCGGAGTACGAGCCCCGCGGCTGCCCCCGCGGCGCGGCCTTCTCCTGGTACACCTACTCCCCCACCCGGGTCCGCTACCCCTACGTCCGTGGCGTCCTCCTCGAGATGTTCCGCGAGGCCAAGAAGCAGTACGGCGACCCGGTCGTCGCGTGGGGCTCGATCGTGCAGGACCCCGACGCGACGAAGCGGTACAAGAGCGCCCGCGGCAAGGGCGGCCTCGTCCGGTCGACGTGGGAGGAGGTCACCGACATGATCGCGGCGGCCTACGTCTACACGATCAAGCGCTGGGGCCCTGACCGCATCGCGGGCTTCTCCCCCATCCCGGCGATGTCACCCGTGAGCTACGCGTCCGGCGCCCGCTTCAACGAGCTCATCGGCGCGCCGATGCTCTCCTTCTACGACTGGTACGCGGACCTGCCCAACGCCTCGCCGCAGATGTTCGGCGACCAGACCGACGTCCCCGAGTCCGGCGACTGGTGGGACGCGGGCTACCTCATCATGTGGGGCTCCAACGTCCCGCTGACCCGCACGCCTGACGCGCACTGGATGACCGAGGCCCGCTACCGCGGGCAGAAGGTCATCGCGGTCGCCCCCGACTACGCGGAGAACGTGAAGTTCGCCGACGAGTGGGTCGCCGCGGCGCCCGGCACCGACGGTGCGCTGGCAATGGCCATGGGCCACGTCGTGCTCAAGGAGTACTTCGCCGACCAGCAGGTCGACTTCTTCACCCAGTACAACCAGCAGTACACCGACCTGCCCTACCTCGTGAGCCTCGAGCCCGTGGGCGTCGAGGGCGGCGGCGGCATGGCGTACAAGCCCGGCAAGTTCCTCGTCGCGGGCGACTTCGACAACGCCGAGCGTGAGTCCGAGAACGCGATGTGGAAAACCGCGGTCATCGACGAGGCCACCGGCGAGGTCGTCATCCCCAACGGTTCGATCGGGCACCGCTTCGGCGACGAGGGCGCCGGCCGGTGGA
Proteins encoded:
- a CDS encoding helix-turn-helix transcriptional regulator yields the protein MSTSDEAPGLLRSAVRRDIVDTLANLDGSAREDGLTAREIGAQVGLHASTVRFHLDQLVAAGLLTSHFVRSHGAGRPSKKYAVPAGNLHAADTSESYAVLAGLLAEMFAERGPDDTPLTAEQAGAAWAHRHAPGIVEVAPSTEPARTAGAWLSKVGLMIDVLRDWGYTPSLRTEDGGRTAEVDLVHCPFLPLARTHPEVVCAVHRGLMRGTLEVFGEDDVELSLTPFVEPHRCLAHMTTRTPFAPTRGART